The following are encoded in a window of Roseimaritima ulvae genomic DNA:
- the lnt gene encoding apolipoprotein N-acyltransferase, which yields MEDASRAGNASEGKPKRDDAKRRRLRRPWVLWALLGALLMWLAMEPLAWWPLGWVALVPWSLLALSSSSPSRREYRWLWLAGSLFWLVALYGLCFAHPAMFLGWFTLSVYLGVYAPLFVGLVRVAHRNRVPAVLAIPIVWVGLELIRGYAFTGFSACMLGHTQADVAILIQVTDLFGSYAVSFVVAAVAAAIAIGLRRYLPQRWQLPVEQPPATPEVAAPKSAADSAFAGMAFAAVLLLATLGYGAWRLGQPEATAKAESLGVTIALIQRNEAVEYIMPSERGAEIFASYLRGSQEAMAAAGPQRVDLVVWPESMFSRGMPWMDLGDQPVAPAEAGLSQEEFLNRVQVNAEVWQQNADEVQRRLVLSGSQSSPPSLLVGSGAMRFEQRPQQYSGAVFVGSRGRVDDWYGKQHLVMFGEYIPFMEWFPSLYTWLPLPRVTPGAEAKVFPLADTQIAPNICFETAVECATIDQVRRLAATGTPPDMIINLTNDAWFGGSPVLDHHRRCSQFAAVSTRRPLLMASNTGPTIWVDGSGRLVEQLPKSSDGHILAQPTRDGRWGLYQTCGDWPVRALGAIVVVLAAVGFVQRRKVSQRSSSS from the coding sequence CTGTGGGCGTTGCTCGGCGCGTTGTTGATGTGGCTGGCGATGGAGCCGTTGGCTTGGTGGCCGCTGGGTTGGGTGGCGCTGGTGCCCTGGTCGCTGCTCGCCCTGTCGTCCTCATCGCCCAGCCGTCGCGAGTACCGCTGGCTGTGGTTGGCGGGCAGCTTGTTCTGGCTGGTTGCGCTGTACGGATTGTGTTTCGCGCATCCCGCGATGTTTTTGGGATGGTTCACGTTAAGCGTTTATCTGGGCGTGTATGCGCCGCTGTTCGTTGGACTGGTCCGCGTGGCCCATCGCAATCGCGTCCCCGCGGTGTTGGCGATCCCGATCGTGTGGGTGGGGTTGGAGTTGATTCGCGGCTACGCCTTCACTGGTTTTTCGGCCTGCATGTTGGGGCATACCCAAGCGGACGTGGCGATCTTGATTCAGGTGACCGACCTGTTCGGCAGTTATGCGGTCAGTTTTGTCGTGGCCGCTGTGGCCGCCGCCATCGCCATCGGTCTGCGGAGGTATCTGCCGCAACGCTGGCAGTTGCCGGTTGAGCAACCGCCCGCGACGCCCGAAGTTGCCGCCCCCAAGTCCGCTGCCGATTCCGCATTCGCCGGCATGGCATTCGCCGCTGTGTTGTTGCTGGCGACGCTGGGCTATGGAGCGTGGCGATTGGGCCAGCCGGAAGCGACTGCAAAGGCGGAGTCGCTGGGCGTGACGATCGCCTTGATCCAACGCAACGAAGCGGTCGAGTACATCATGCCGTCGGAACGCGGAGCCGAGATCTTTGCGTCGTATTTGCGCGGTTCACAGGAGGCCATGGCGGCTGCCGGTCCGCAGCGGGTGGACCTGGTGGTCTGGCCGGAATCGATGTTCAGTCGCGGGATGCCGTGGATGGATTTGGGAGATCAGCCGGTTGCCCCAGCGGAAGCGGGATTGTCGCAGGAAGAATTTTTGAACCGCGTCCAGGTGAACGCTGAAGTCTGGCAACAGAATGCCGATGAGGTCCAACGTCGCTTGGTGTTGTCGGGCAGTCAGTCTTCGCCGCCCTCGTTGTTGGTGGGCAGTGGCGCGATGCGATTTGAACAGCGGCCCCAGCAGTACAGTGGCGCGGTGTTTGTGGGTTCGCGGGGACGAGTGGACGACTGGTATGGCAAGCAGCATCTGGTGATGTTTGGCGAATACATTCCCTTTATGGAGTGGTTTCCCTCGCTGTATACGTGGCTGCCGCTGCCGCGGGTGACGCCGGGGGCGGAGGCCAAGGTGTTCCCGTTGGCGGACACTCAAATCGCGCCCAATATCTGTTTTGAAACGGCCGTGGAATGCGCCACGATTGATCAAGTTCGTAGGCTTGCAGCCACCGGTACGCCTCCGGACATGATCATCAACTTGACCAACGACGCTTGGTTTGGCGGTTCACCGGTGCTGGATCATCATCGCCGCTGTTCGCAGTTCGCCGCCGTGTCGACGCGTCGTCCCCTGCTGATGGCATCCAACACCGGGCCGACGATCTGGGTCGATGGCAGCGGCCGGTTGGTGGAACAACTGCCCAAGAGTAGCGACGGGCATATCTTGGCACAGCCCACGCGAGACGGCCGCTGGGGGCTGTATCAAACCTGCGGAGATTGGCCCGTGCGAGCGTTGGGGGCAATCGTCGTGGTGTTGGCCGCCGTAGGGTTCGTGCAGCGACGAAAGGTGTCTCAACGCTCATCTTCTTCGTAG
- a CDS encoding PVC-type heme-binding CxxCH protein, producing MLLFRSITLGLLGFVLVSLRLNAQSPGSSADSDQPLPPATAAATMRVPDGFSVTLFAGEPEVRQPIGFCLDDRARLWVAEAYNYPVKTNEAGDRIVILEDSDGDGRHDKRSVFFDGLNYVTGIEVGFGGVWVMSPPNLYFFADADGDDVPDGPPTVILDGFGTHANAHNLANGLAWGPDGWLYGTHGRTNWSMIGKPGTPDAQRTRFDGGVYRYHPVRKIWEPYADGTTNPWGIDWNDYGHAFVCNCVNPHLFQVIQGAHYEPWRGRASSRYAYERIDTIADHLHFVGLANPRNGLGSEAEDSAGGGHSHCGTLIYLADDFPPRYRNQLLTNNIHGKRINNDLLRRDGSGYVASHGPDFMRAADPWFVGVTLAQGPAGEIYVSDWSDTGECHHTRNTQRQTGRIFRVRYGEGPREPVAIAELSDSQLVQLQWHRNDWFVRHGRRVLQERAAAGVDLAAALQPLRTGLINDPDVTRRLRAMWALHACDALPRQTLIALLDDEDENIRAWAVTLLCEQPPISAPLAADLLRLASDDPSPLVRLSLASALQRLDLPVRWPIAEALAAHGEDAGDANLPLMIWYAAEPLIDDDLQRFARLAVSAALPKVRQHAARRIASASNSQTGMNLLVEGLADEAVSAAQRTDVLQGMLVGLEGRRRVDMPASWPAVYRRLVSLEDAALLESLNRLALRFGDPAAIEVLQRQAANPSLPAVVRQRAITALTNIRTQEFDSQLLELLDDPTVRAAALRGLAVYTDEQIGQEILERFEGLDNDEKTTALQTLATRVAWARQLVTSIEQGRIATKNLNAFTARQLHQLNDAQLSARLERVWGNVQPTSQQLTKQVARYKSWLVPSVIAQADRQHGQQLFQQHCANCHRFFGKGGAIGPDLSGAQRTNLDYLLENIVAPSLTVSKDFQMHVVVTTDGRVLTGLLESESDDVLTLLTASERITLPQDEIESHELSKNSMMPTGLLEPLSDQDIRDLMGYLQQ from the coding sequence ATGCTGCTGTTTCGTTCTATCACTTTAGGGTTGCTGGGGTTCGTCCTGGTCTCCTTGCGACTCAACGCTCAATCGCCAGGCTCCTCGGCCGATTCGGATCAGCCTTTGCCGCCTGCCACCGCTGCGGCCACGATGCGGGTTCCCGATGGCTTTTCCGTCACCCTGTTCGCCGGCGAACCGGAGGTCCGTCAACCGATCGGCTTCTGTTTGGACGATCGCGCCCGGTTATGGGTCGCCGAAGCTTATAACTATCCGGTCAAAACCAACGAGGCCGGGGATCGCATCGTAATCTTGGAAGACAGCGACGGCGACGGCCGACACGACAAACGCAGCGTCTTCTTCGACGGTTTGAATTACGTCACGGGGATCGAAGTCGGCTTTGGCGGCGTGTGGGTGATGTCGCCGCCCAACTTGTACTTCTTTGCTGATGCGGACGGCGACGATGTGCCCGACGGCCCGCCCACCGTGATACTCGACGGGTTTGGGACCCATGCCAACGCGCACAACTTGGCCAACGGTCTGGCTTGGGGACCCGACGGTTGGTTGTACGGAACCCATGGCCGCACCAATTGGTCGATGATTGGCAAACCCGGCACGCCGGATGCACAGCGGACGCGGTTCGATGGCGGTGTCTATCGCTACCACCCGGTGCGCAAAATCTGGGAACCCTACGCCGACGGCACGACCAACCCTTGGGGCATCGATTGGAATGACTACGGGCATGCCTTCGTTTGCAATTGTGTCAATCCGCATCTATTCCAGGTCATTCAAGGGGCTCACTACGAACCTTGGCGCGGGCGGGCTTCCAGCCGGTACGCGTACGAACGCATCGACACGATCGCCGACCACTTGCACTTTGTCGGTCTCGCCAATCCTCGCAACGGGTTGGGGTCCGAGGCCGAAGACAGCGCCGGCGGCGGCCATTCGCACTGCGGCACGTTGATCTACCTGGCCGATGATTTTCCTCCGCGGTACCGCAATCAACTTTTGACTAACAATATCCATGGCAAACGCATCAACAACGACCTACTCCGCCGTGACGGTTCGGGCTACGTGGCTTCCCACGGACCGGACTTTATGCGTGCGGCCGATCCCTGGTTTGTTGGTGTGACGCTGGCTCAGGGACCCGCCGGTGAAATTTATGTAAGCGATTGGTCGGATACCGGGGAATGTCATCACACCCGAAACACTCAGCGACAAACCGGCCGTATCTTTCGTGTCCGGTACGGCGAAGGGCCCCGTGAACCGGTCGCGATCGCGGAGCTTTCCGATTCGCAGTTGGTTCAACTGCAGTGGCATCGCAACGATTGGTTTGTCCGCCACGGGCGGCGGGTGTTGCAGGAACGGGCGGCGGCGGGAGTGGACTTGGCGGCCGCGCTGCAACCGTTGCGGACGGGTTTGATAAACGATCCCGATGTGACCCGCCGGCTGCGCGCGATGTGGGCACTGCACGCTTGCGATGCCCTGCCCCGCCAAACGTTAATCGCATTGCTGGACGACGAAGATGAAAACATTCGTGCTTGGGCGGTGACGCTGCTGTGCGAACAGCCGCCGATATCCGCTCCGCTGGCCGCTGACTTGTTGCGACTGGCCAGCGACGACCCTTCCCCGCTGGTGCGGTTGTCACTGGCCAGCGCCCTGCAACGCTTGGACTTGCCGGTTCGCTGGCCGATTGCCGAAGCTCTAGCAGCCCACGGGGAAGATGCGGGCGACGCCAATTTGCCGTTGATGATTTGGTACGCAGCCGAACCCTTGATTGATGACGATCTGCAGCGCTTCGCTCGCCTGGCCGTCTCGGCCGCGTTGCCCAAGGTCCGGCAGCACGCGGCCCGGCGGATCGCCTCGGCGAGCAATTCGCAAACCGGTATGAACCTATTGGTCGAAGGTTTAGCCGACGAGGCCGTCTCAGCGGCGCAGCGAACGGATGTATTGCAAGGCATGTTGGTGGGACTGGAGGGCCGACGACGCGTCGACATGCCTGCCAGTTGGCCGGCCGTGTATCGTCGCTTGGTGAGCTTGGAAGATGCCGCGTTGCTGGAGTCGCTGAACCGTTTGGCGTTGCGGTTCGGCGATCCTGCGGCAATCGAAGTGTTGCAGCGGCAAGCCGCCAACCCAAGCCTTCCCGCAGTGGTGCGGCAGCGAGCGATTACCGCTTTGACGAATATTCGAACGCAAGAATTCGATTCGCAATTGCTGGAGTTATTGGACGATCCCACGGTACGCGCCGCCGCGCTGCGTGGCTTGGCGGTTTACACCGATGAACAAATCGGCCAGGAAATATTGGAGCGTTTTGAAGGCTTGGATAACGATGAAAAGACGACCGCATTGCAAACATTGGCCACGCGAGTTGCTTGGGCTCGGCAATTAGTAACGTCGATCGAACAAGGCCGCATTGCAACTAAAAATCTAAACGCCTTCACCGCTCGTCAGTTGCACCAGCTGAATGATGCTCAGCTGTCGGCGCGGTTGGAACGCGTCTGGGGCAACGTCCAACCGACTTCGCAGCAGTTGACCAAGCAGGTTGCCCGTTACAAATCGTGGTTGGTACCCAGCGTGATCGCCCAGGCGGATCGTCAGCACGGGCAACAGTTGTTCCAGCAGCACTGCGCAAACTGTCACCGGTTCTTTGGCAAAGGCGGCGCGATCGGACCCGACCTCAGCGGAGCGCAGCGGACGAACCTCGACTATTTGCTGGAAAATATTGTCGCCCCCAGTTTAACGGTCTCCAAAGATTTTCAGATGCATGTGGTGGTCACCACCGACGGGCGAGTGCTGACCGGATTGTTGGAATCGGAAAGCGACGACGTACTGACCTTGTTGACCGCCAGCGAACGCATCACCCTGCCCCAGGACGAGATTGAATCCCATGAGCTATCGAAAAATTCGATGATGCCCACCGGCTTGCTGGAACCGCTCAGCGACCAAGACATCCGCGACCTGATGGGCTACCTGCAGCAATAA
- the dprA gene encoding DNA-processing protein DprA: protein MQTQTDRLSTCLTWLRLTMLPGIGPRILTDLLHCFGSPQAVLAGSHAELTSVPGVGSTLANRIRHAEDHVAAQSIIDWCTAHGVDILLRSDPSYPRSLLELGDAPPLLFSQGTIAPGDALAVGIVGTRHATVYGRRQAERIAYGLARAGVTIVSGLARGIDSVAHQAALDAEGRTIAVLGGGLGKLYPPENESLARSVAASGALLSEYRPDAAPRGGMFPQRNRLISGLSMAVVVIEAPDRSGALITARLAAEQGREVLVLPGPVNGRASQGCNQLIRDGATLIRGPEDVLEDLGPAAAAIQTASGHTVRNGSELLLNEQERQVLEAIELQSTAIDAVVVRSGLPVHRVLATISVLESRKLVRRLSGQYVSRI from the coding sequence ATGCAGACGCAAACCGATCGGTTATCGACGTGTTTGACGTGGTTGCGGCTGACCATGCTGCCGGGCATCGGCCCTCGCATCCTGACCGACCTGCTGCACTGTTTCGGCTCGCCGCAAGCCGTTCTGGCCGGCTCGCACGCCGAACTGACATCGGTCCCCGGCGTCGGTTCTACTTTGGCCAATCGGATTCGCCATGCGGAGGATCACGTGGCGGCCCAGTCGATCATCGATTGGTGCACCGCTCATGGCGTCGACATTCTGCTCCGCAGCGACCCTTCCTACCCTCGCTCCCTGCTGGAACTCGGCGACGCTCCGCCGCTGTTGTTTTCCCAAGGAACCATCGCCCCCGGGGATGCGTTGGCCGTGGGCATCGTGGGCACTCGGCACGCGACCGTGTACGGACGTCGGCAAGCCGAGCGGATCGCTTACGGTTTAGCTCGAGCCGGAGTGACGATCGTCAGCGGATTGGCGCGAGGCATCGATTCGGTGGCCCATCAAGCCGCTCTGGATGCCGAAGGCCGTACGATCGCTGTGCTCGGCGGTGGCCTCGGCAAACTTTATCCCCCTGAAAACGAGAGTCTGGCCCGAAGCGTGGCGGCCAGCGGCGCGCTGCTCAGCGAATACCGCCCGGACGCCGCCCCGCGAGGAGGCATGTTTCCCCAGCGCAATCGGCTGATCAGCGGCCTCTCGATGGCCGTGGTCGTGATCGAAGCCCCGGACCGCAGTGGGGCCTTGATCACCGCCCGATTGGCGGCCGAGCAGGGCCGCGAGGTGTTGGTCCTGCCCGGACCGGTCAACGGCCGCGCCTCGCAGGGCTGCAACCAGCTGATCCGCGACGGGGCGACTCTGATTCGCGGACCGGAAGACGTCCTGGAAGACCTGGGCCCCGCGGCGGCGGCGATCCAAACCGCATCCGGGCACACCGTTCGCAACGGTTCGGAACTGCTACTAAACGAACAGGAACGCCAAGTCCTGGAAGCCATCGAACTACAATCCACGGCGATTGATGCCGTCGTGGTTCGCAGCGGGTTGCCAGTTCACCGCGTACTGGCGACGATTAGTGTATTGGAATCACGAAAACTGGTCCGCCGTTTGAGCGGGCAGTATGTGTCACGCATTTAA
- a CDS encoding ATP-dependent DNA helicase, protein MSSPLDADAILGPEGRIAQRLNHYEHRPQQLQMAAAITAALQKGEHLIAEAGTGTGKSFAYLVPAILHATADQDESHPDHQPPEGKPKRTRRILISTHTISLQEQLINKDLPILNSVIPREFSAVLVKGRGNYVSLRRLGTAKARATQLMSYDKQLQQLKAIDQWTKSTNDGSLSTLPVRPDRDVWDEVQSDSGNCLGRKCKTYNECFYFKARRRANGAQILIVNHALFFSDLALRQQGVSILPDYDAVVLDECHTIEAVAGDHLGVRVTSGQVDYMLNKLYSPRTQKGLLVAHELLQLQEDVEQCRHASTNFFADLLDWWEQHGTKNGRVSQAKVVTNAVSKVLEKLAGRLHKYGNDLKNESDKKDFTSAHDRLMLLAGHIRSWNEQQLGDSVYWIEQTASRHGLPRVTLAAAPVDVGSVLREQLFQPREDDEVARPKSVILTSATLAVGKETDFSFFRSRVGLSGGGSLRVGSPFDYSQQAQLTLVTDLPDPSAQRQEFEKALPAQIRHYIAKTNGHAFILFTSYDLLRRCATALVPWCNQQGMNLYSQAGDQTRSQLLDAFRKNPRSVLFGTDSFWQGVDVPGDALQNVIITKLPFSVPDHPLLQARLEAIRESGGNPFRDYQLPEAVIKLRQGFGRLIRTATDSGIVVILDPRVKTKPYGRTFVQSLPDMKTLYASAADAKSITDTRV, encoded by the coding sequence GTGTCGTCCCCACTCGATGCCGACGCGATTCTGGGCCCCGAAGGCCGCATCGCTCAAAGGCTGAATCACTACGAACACCGACCACAACAACTGCAGATGGCAGCCGCCATCACCGCTGCGCTGCAAAAGGGCGAACACCTGATCGCCGAAGCCGGCACCGGAACCGGCAAGAGCTTTGCCTACCTGGTCCCCGCGATCCTGCATGCCACGGCCGACCAAGACGAATCCCACCCGGATCACCAACCACCCGAGGGCAAACCAAAACGCACTCGGCGGATCCTGATCAGCACCCACACGATCAGCCTGCAAGAACAACTGATCAACAAAGACCTGCCGATCCTTAACAGCGTGATCCCGCGAGAGTTTTCGGCGGTGCTGGTCAAGGGCCGCGGAAACTATGTGTCGCTGCGCCGACTGGGCACGGCCAAAGCGCGGGCCACGCAACTGATGAGTTACGACAAACAGTTGCAGCAATTAAAAGCCATCGACCAATGGACCAAGTCCACCAACGACGGCAGCCTCAGCACCCTGCCGGTCCGCCCGGACCGCGACGTCTGGGACGAGGTGCAAAGCGACTCGGGCAATTGCTTGGGGCGGAAATGCAAAACCTATAACGAGTGCTTTTATTTCAAAGCTCGCCGCCGCGCCAACGGCGCACAAATCCTGATCGTCAACCATGCCCTCTTCTTCAGCGATCTGGCGCTGCGGCAGCAAGGCGTCAGTATCCTGCCGGACTACGACGCGGTGGTGCTGGACGAATGCCACACCATCGAGGCCGTCGCCGGCGACCATCTGGGCGTGCGAGTCACCAGCGGCCAGGTCGACTACATGCTGAACAAGCTGTACAGCCCGCGCACGCAAAAAGGCCTGCTGGTCGCGCACGAGTTGCTGCAATTGCAGGAAGACGTCGAACAGTGCCGTCATGCGTCGACCAACTTCTTTGCCGACCTGCTGGACTGGTGGGAGCAGCACGGCACAAAAAACGGTCGCGTTTCGCAAGCCAAGGTCGTCACCAACGCGGTCAGCAAAGTCCTCGAGAAACTGGCCGGCCGGCTGCACAAATACGGCAACGATCTGAAAAACGAATCGGACAAAAAGGACTTCACCTCCGCCCACGATCGCTTGATGCTGCTGGCCGGACACATCCGCAGTTGGAACGAACAGCAATTGGGCGATTCGGTGTACTGGATCGAGCAAACGGCCAGCCGACACGGGTTGCCACGCGTCACGTTGGCCGCCGCCCCGGTCGACGTCGGCTCGGTGCTTCGCGAACAATTGTTCCAGCCCCGCGAAGATGACGAAGTGGCTCGTCCCAAATCCGTGATCCTGACCAGCGCCACGTTGGCGGTGGGCAAAGAAACCGACTTCTCGTTCTTCCGTTCCCGCGTGGGACTCAGCGGCGGCGGCTCACTGCGCGTCGGCAGCCCCTTTGACTACAGCCAACAAGCGCAACTGACGCTGGTCACCGACCTGCCGGATCCATCGGCCCAGCGGCAGGAGTTCGAGAAAGCGCTTCCCGCCCAAATCCGACATTACATCGCCAAGACCAACGGGCATGCCTTCATTCTGTTCACCAGCTACGACCTGCTGCGTCGCTGCGCCACGGCGCTGGTACCGTGGTGCAACCAGCAGGGCATGAACCTGTACAGCCAAGCCGGCGACCAGACGCGTTCGCAATTGCTGGACGCGTTTCGCAAAAACCCCCGCAGCGTGCTGTTTGGCACCGACAGTTTCTGGCAGGGCGTCGATGTACCGGGCGATGCCTTGCAGAACGTGATCATCACCAAACTGCCATTCAGTGTCCCGGATCATCCGCTGCTGCAAGCCCGCTTGGAAGCCATCCGCGAATCGGGTGGCAATCCATTTCGCGATTACCAGTTGCCCGAAGCGGTAATCAAGTTGCGGCAGGGTTTCGGTCGTTTGATTCGCACGGCAACCGATTCGGGCATCGTGGTGATCCTCGATCCGCGAGTCAAAACGAAACCGTACGGGCGGACCTTTGTGCAATCGTTGCCCGACATGAAAACACTCTACGCCTCGGCGGCCGACGCCAAGTCAATCACCGACACAAGAGTGTGA